The proteins below come from a single Chrysoperla carnea chromosome 1, inChrCarn1.1, whole genome shotgun sequence genomic window:
- the LOC123304995 gene encoding aldo-keto reductase family 1 member B1-like, translating into MAAPYVKLNNGLRIPALGLGTYQANLAGECAKVVKNAIDVGYRHFDCAFIYGNEKEIGEAFQEKLKDGTVKREELYITTKLWNNCHRPDRVVDACKKSLNNFGLSYVDLYLIHWPCGYDSQEGDDIFPSKFTLSSYSFVDTWKEMEKCVKLGLTKSIGISNFNHEQIERLLKHAEIKPVVNQIEVHPNLNQKKLIAFCKERNIEIVAYSPFGAPSRPWAKPNDPVVRLDDPTFVNIGKKYGKTSAQVILRYLVDIGTIPIPKSTNKERLKLNIDIFDFKLTPDEIAIIDKYDCNGRICSAEEMKNHPEYPFNLEY; encoded by the exons ATGGCAGCGCcttatgttaaattaaataatggtttaaGGATACCGGCACTTGGGTTAGGTACCTATCAA GCAAATTTAGCAGGTGAATGTGCAAAGGTTGTAAAAAATGCAATAGACGTAGGATATCGACACTTTGACTGCGCATTCATTTATggaaatgaaaaagaaattggTGAAGCATTCCAGGAAAAACTTAAAGACGGAACTGTAAAACGAGAAGAATTATACATCACAACTAAATTATGGAATAATTGCCATAGACCAGACAGAGTTGTCGATGCTTGCAAAAAATCCTTAAACAATTTTGGATTATCTTATGTAGATTTGTATTTGATTCATTGGCCATGTGGCTATGATTCTCAAGAGGGAGACGATATTTTTCCTTCTAAATTTACTTTATCATCATATTCTTTTGTTGATACTTGGAAAGAAATGGAAAAGTGTGTAAAACTTGGTTTAACTAAAAGTATTGGAATATCTAATTTCAATCATGAGCAAATTGAAAGACTATTAAAACATGCTGAAATTAAACCAGTTGTAAATCAG ATCGAAGTTCAcccaaatttaaatcaaaagaaattaatagcATTTTGCAAAGAGCGAAATATTGAAATAGTTGCTTACAGCCCATTTGGCGCACCGTCAAGACCATGGGCAAAACCAAATGACCCTGTAGTAAGATTAGATGATCCAACATTTGTAAACATTGGTAAAAAGTATGGGAAAACATCAGCTCAAGTAATCTTACGTTACTTGGTAGACATTGGCACGATACCAATTCCAAAATCAACCAATAAAGAacgtttaaaattgaatatcgatattttcgattttaaattaacacctgatgaaattgcaattattgataaatatgatTGTAATGGAAGAATATGTAGCGCAGAAGAAATGAAAAATCACCCAGAGTATCCATTTAATCTggaatattaa